Below is a genomic region from Accipiter gentilis chromosome 11, bAccGen1.1, whole genome shotgun sequence.
ATCTCATCCCTCTTACCTTTTGGTCTGAAATGCTGCCACCTTGACTTCCGTGTGGGATTGTGTATGTTAGAAGAGATGAGATTTCAGGTTTGGGGGAACCGAGCCATCCTCTCTCAATCCTTGCAAGGTGGAATCTTGGTAGAACAAGGAATAATCGAGAGTAGTGATGTTTAACAGAAGGCTTGGGAACAAAAAGTTTCTTAGGCACTAAATTGCTGTTGGCAGCAGAGCCTGTGTGCACAGGGCTGGGTGCAGCTGTGGTAAGAGTTGGCAAGAGTGACAGTGGTGGTAAGTGGTCAGTGTAGTATTGAATCCTGCTCTTCCGTAGCCTAACATGCATGCTGCCTTGGGTGGGTATAAGTCCCCGTAACatctcccttctctcttcccaAGTACATATTGTTTCTAGCTGTACAAAATCTTTAAATGATGTTtaacttaaaaatgcagaaagttaTGTGGTTTTCCTGAACTGTTGCAGGGTGCAGAGACCTTGGAGTGAAGAGACTATGTATTGATATTGCTCTTAAACAGACAGGAAATAAGCCATTCTTCTTGCTTCTCAGGGCTTTCTATCCTACACTGTGCCTTAAACATGGAAACTGTAGAAATGAATAGTGTATCCTTGAAACGTCCTCACTCTGAGGATGATGTGACTAATGCAGATGAAATTAAAAGACAGAAGATCTCAGAGGAGTCTGAGACAGGGAACGACTCTGGGCAGAGCGTTGAGACTGTAACAGGACAACCTGACAAATCTCTGCTTGAGGACACGAAAAATGAAATAATCCCCAATGAGGAAAGTGAGGAGCAGGAAGATGAAGAACTAGAGGACAGTGATGAAGATGGAGATCCAGAGAGCTTTGCAGACATGATGAAGCATGGACTGACAGAAAGTGATGTTGGCATAACTAAATTTGTTAGCTCTCATAAAGGGTTTTCTGGAATCTTAAAAGAGAGGTAACTCTTTGTCTTGTTATGTATGTTAATTCCTTGTGTTAAGCACCtgttctccattttccttttatGAGTCACAGGACGCAACTGGATTATGTGCGGCCTCTTTGGAGGTTCATCACTTTCTTCTCCTAGTGCTGAGTCTGAAAGAAAGGTTTAATTTGGGACTCTTCtaaatttcccccccccttctttcctgTCAAATGGAGCTCTGGAAAAGGAAGCTGTGTATGGACAGAAACATGATTACACTGACCTTTGCTATTTCTCTTGCTCTCTGGCAGTAGCATACAGCATAAAACCTTATGCAGTACGCCCACCTTTTGTACCACCATTCAGTGCTGATACAAGATGCACTGTGGAATGGTGTTGAAACCATTGCTCTTtggtttttctctgcctttttttaggCTAATGTCTTTAAACACGTGTATTGTCAGATTGTCCGTTAGGCTTTAAATCATAGTCTGGTCAGTTGTAATGTCATTTACAAAACATAAGAAGGAATTTTATAACTCAGGGTGTGGAATTTCACATTATATACTTAATAAGGTATTTGGGTTTTAgtagctttttttaatgaaacttccaggtttttttaattaaataaccTCTTTGAATAAAACAGAATGCAAACACAAAAACTCACTGAAGTGAGAATCATTATTGCCCTGACGTAGCAAGGCAGTTAAGGGTGCTTTGTTTACACACCAAGAAGTCCCTGTTTTTAAATACTGGCTTCATATATAGATCATTTTACATAATAAAGTGATATGTACATATTATATATGTACTTAATCTTCATATGCAGCATTAAGCAGCTAGCATAATCCTTCACTGGGGAACACAGTCTGTGCTGAACCTCCTTCTGGGAAATCAGCCAGTTTTGAACCAAGGAGGCCAAAGGTAGCCGGATGGTAGAAACATTCGTTGGCTCATGGTTTTTCTTTGATCCTAATACCTATAATACCTATCCTTAATTTAGTTCTGGCGTTTTTATGGTACCAGTCACTAGCATGTCTAGACAGCTACAGATAATAGGAGAGAGGACACATAACACTCCTGAGGAAGGAATTCTACCAATATGATGTATGGCTGCACCAAGGTATGGCAAACAGGGGCTCGGGGGAGATGCAGTAGAAACATTTCCATGGTGAAGTTTTATTCGTCTTTCAACATTCATagactaagatttttttttttctttttctttttttttcctttagaagcaAATGCTACTTAAAAATCATTTAGCCATTGCAACATAGACTGTCTGTGCTCTGTTAAAGTCAGGGCGTTTTTGTTATTGGACATAGTGACTTGATTGAAAATGTCACAGTCAAATTCTTTGTTGCTGTCATAGAGTATGCAGAGCAACTGTTTATTTGGAGGATGTTCTTTATAATTGAATGCATGTAACAGAGCTGAATTTGTCCCGCTTTCCTTAGGTTGGCTAACATGCACTTTATTCTATAGCTTACTTGAAATGACAGAATTAATGCATGTGTGTTCACATTGTAGCAGTGCGGTAGAGTCTTAATTGCTAGTAATGACTGGTATTAAGGATATGCATTACTGATCTCTGCAAGCTAGTGAGAAAATGACTCAGAATAACTACAGCAGGTGTTTGGTTATCTGCAAAGAAGTCTGCTGTGTTTAGATATGCCAGACCTTCTGTGTTCTCATGGTATCCTTCTGAGGGATGGGAATAGGTACAGCTTTCTCACAGttgaattttcttttatgtaaatTGAGTTATGTGAATTTGGAATTCTTGAGTGAATTCTGCTAACAAAAAGCTTCTTGGGAAAGGACTTTATGTGAtgtcggattttttttttttttttattacaaatttaatGCATGTTTCTTCCTATCAGATATTCGGACTTTGTTGTCCATGAAATAGGCAAAGATGGACGTGTGAGCCATTTAGATGACTTTTCTGTTCCAGTGGATGATGAGGTAAATTTTGAGGTAAAGATTTGGTAATGGCTATGTTCCTTAAGCAAAAACATTAAAAGGCTGAAAGATGTTCTGTGAGGGTTATTGAATGTTTGTTTTTCCACCCCCAAATATGTATTAGGACCCATCAGAAGAAACATTTACAGTTTTGTCAGATGAAGACAAGCAGCGTTTAGAGGAGCTCCAGCTTCTTAAGAATAAGGAAACTAGTGTGGCCATAGaggtaaaattaataaattatatgaaggggtggggtgggatgagagaGTGAGTGAAGGTATGTGACGTACTTTCTAATGCATCTAAGGTATAAGAGCAGTTTGAACGTGATGCAACAGGTAATAACCAAAATGTTTACAGTTTAGGGTTTAATTCTGTGAAGCCTTACAGATACACTCAAATTCATGCACATGAgttgttgttttgattttggtGGGACTGTACACCAATACATGTCAAATACATGTCTTAATTTCTGTGGCGTTAAAattttcttgcagtatttttgttttttgtctaGTATTTTATAGAATAATTATGTAAGAAGGGTTAAATAAAACATCCGTCCTGATGAAAGACTATTTCAAGGTCAGTGTTTAGtgatttaatagaaaagaagataaatatgCTCTTCTGTAACAAGCAAAATGAGAAGgtacaaaatgaaatgaaaactttgtatttttaaacatccaAATACTCCATATGCTTGAAGAATAACTGTTGAGCTAAACTTGGGACACAGAGATGAGTGGGATTAAATTTGGTATTTTCAAATATGCATTCACACATTAAATAATCTTAtctagccattttttttttctttactgcataTAGAAAAACTTTGTTTTGTCAGAGTTTCATTAGAAGAGGGAATTTTATtaagcacagaagaaaggaatagatcttgagaattttcttttgtaagTATTGAGGCTGGGGGTTGTAGCAGAgttgtttattatttttcaaactaaTTTTAATAAGTAGGCCGGACTTTTAAAAGTACACCTATTCAGTACTTTAGTGCAATTTGGTAGGTTTTCTTTaagcatgcaaaatatttaagtcTGAGAGAATCCCTCCCATTTTGTATTACTTTATGTGGTTTCTACATGTGTGTGTATTAACACAGGTAATTGAAGAcaccaaagaaaaaagaacagttatCCATCAGGCTGTGAAGTCCTTGTTTCCTGGACTGGAGACTAAAACAGAAGATcgagatggaaaaaaatacattattgctTATCATGCTGCTGGGAAGAAAGCACTGGCAAGTGAGTTTCAGTATCACAGCAGTTGGTTAAAGTAAATGCTAAAATTATCCCCAAACCAAAAATCATTAGTAAATACTTCAAGTGGGTGGAGTGTACTTCGTAATGTaatctgcctttgctttttcctctttgaaacgGATGCTGTGCACCTAAAATGACTAGGAACAGAAGGAGTGTCTCAAGTTTAAAtttctacttgtttttctttccaaatcattCGTCGAATAAAACCATGTTAGAAGTGAGAGGATTTTTTGCTATTTCAGTGGGAATAGGCAAAATAGGggctttattttcagtattggAGCTTAGCTTTCATGAACTTATCTGGACGTCTAAGAGCGCATTGTGGAAGTAAGAGGTTGTAGTTGAAATGCATACATTACACTGTCAGTCAGTGTAATCTTGAACATCTTGAAAATCCATTACAAAATTCTCAATGACGTGAATAGAGACAAGCACCTATTTGCTTTCTCagagttatatttttttaatgaacataaTATATTTACCATGATCTTTAAGGCTACTTCTGCTGCCAGGGCTAATTACATTTGCAGAAAATTGTCTTTATGCATTATAAATCACAGTTACTATTTTGGAATAATCAAAGTAATGAAGGATTTTCAAAATGAAGTGTTATCCACCTTAACCTTGCCAAACACTGTTTTGGTTACTGGGGATAAATTCATGTGTTCTACATCTTTTAATGTTACTACAAATTTATTGCTACTAAGTGAGAAGATTGTCTACATGCAGAATGTTGCACGTTTAATGCAaggtattaatattttatttaaactaatTGCATTCCTATGTCACTTCAACCTACTACAAGTGACAGTATGTAAACCTAGCCcttttattttgaagatgaaggagatggaggaaggtTAAGGAGATAATTTAAAATTGGAACTAACACCATCTCCACATTCAATTTAGTTACTATTTTTTAAGGCTTGTTCTAAGCAAATATGGCAATGTTTTACTTTAATTGGTACAATTACAATATGTTTATGTATCTTGTTTAACCATGTTCAGAAAATTTGTATGTTTGCATGCTTTTTGCATGGAGTATGTATACTTACCAGCACAAAATTCTCCTCAGACAGTTTTGTTCTCTGTTGGTTCGTACTGGTTTTACCtccaccttttccttctgctgcttctaTTCTTTAACCATTGttccagggaagtgattgttatTGAGCTGACCAATCTGATTTAAGAGATACTGTATAAAAGAATTTAAGTAttggaaaatacagtgaaaagaatTTAGTGATGTGTCTCTAGGATTAAAACATTATTTGGAGCACCATCTTGTGATGCAGAGAAGCATCATCCATTCAAACTTGGATTCCTAAGCTGTGATGGTACAAACACCTGTGCATGTTGGTGGAGATGTGTGCAGTTTCAGTGAGTGTGTGTAAATGCTTATGAATGTAGGATTTAAGAGTGCAAGTTCTTCTAGTCAGGATTATATTTATCTTTTGTGTTTATATAGCCACTAATGCATCTTAGTCCTGAGTGGGTTCCCCAGGCaagaaacatttcagaagtgtAGAATATTCAAAGATTAGCTGAGATACCTGATTACTTTTGTTGATAATGTAAAAGGCTACCAAACATCCTTTGCctaaaatttaaaattagaaGCTGCTTTGTGTCTATAGTAAGTTTACActcaaaatacttaaaatactgcCTTACTAAATTGTCAGTAAACTGTTTCATCGTTGTCCACAAATGAAGTTTGTTGCATCTCCGATTGAAGCTTTCCATATGTTCACTGTTTGCCTCTGCACGATTCCATTGCATAACTGTCTAAATTGCTGTCATCCACCACCTAACTGTTGGATGCTCCCTAAAGCATAAACAATCCCATAACCATAAACCTGCATGTTCACCTCTAAAAACCCTTTGACAGTCTAAAAATTAAATGCTACTCTCTTGTGCTCTTTATGCTATGCATTGGGACAGAGGTCAGAACTGCAACAGGTAAGAGATGTTGACATTTCATGCTAACAAAATGAAATGCCAACCATTATGACCTCCTAAACAGCAACAAGACTGGCCAAACTAGTAACAATTAATTcattaacacacacacatacacacacacacccccaataAGTTATGCTTAAAATTCCCTGCAACAGCCAAAAATTGGGCTTGTGCTACCTCTTTTTCCTAGTGCAGTACAGGCAGTAGTCATTAAGTGCAGAGAACGTCTACCAGTAATAAGTGATGTGAATTAACAGTTTTGACAATACTGTTTGACATCCATGGTaaattttccattgacttcattaAGCTGAGCCTTTGCCCTTCAGCATTGTATTTCAGACACTACTATCTGTATTTATACAACCTTAAAAGTATATATCATACATTCCAATATTAAAAAAGAGCTTCCGGCCCTCGAGCTGCAGCAAAAGGTTTGGAAAAAGTGCTTAGAAATACGATTTCACTGTCAAAAATGTAACAACTCTGAAACATAGCAATAGGGAGTGCAAACTGTCCTCTGGTCCATCTACCCAGTTGAATACTTTGAAGTAGTGGTTGAGGAATGGTTAAATATTGGTACTGTAACTGCAGCCTCCCAGTAGACAGCATGACGGGCAGTGTGGTGGATAGGCATGTGGCTTGTGATGCCCAAAGCATGAGGAGCCCATTGGTAGGTATAGTATCTATAGAGTCCTTTTAGTCTAGCCCAGATTAGGGCTCACTTTTTGAAGGGTATTGAAATGACTGCGTGTAAGATGGATTAAATTTAAAGAACGATTCCAGCTGAAGAAGACTTTCCTTGTGAATCACGCtctgtcttcctctcttcccttctaATTACCAAGTTCTTCATGAAGGACCTTGCTCTTCAAGCTGAATGCAGTGTTTCCTTGACTGTGTTTAAGAGCAGTGGTAGCTAAGAAGGGAGGCCAGCAGGAGCATGAGGTCTCTTAACAGGCTTTGGACCATGCTGCTCAGTTTAGGCTTTAGGAAACTCCATGGGGGGGGACTTTGCTTAGAAACTGATGGTACAAGGCAAGTGTTGCAATAATTTTTAAGTGAATAAAAACTATGTGTATAGTATTTTATACTGTAGCATCCAAAACTGTTTTTGCAGAAGTGTGTGTATGGATGGCAGCTTCTCAAAAAAGCAAGAATTATCTTTTACCAGAAAGTTTCCTGAAAATTAAACATATTCACTGGCTGTGTGGGCTATCTGGCTTTATTAAACTAACAGGAGCAAAAAGAGCAAAATTTCCCAAGAACTTCTTTCCTGCATTGGTGTTTATATACTGGAACAGGACTGGCTTTTTTCAGTTAGCTTTTGCTGTTAACGAAAGACACTTAAGCCCTTTTTGTACAAAACCAGGAATGTCTGCTTGGTGGCTACCAAGAGATAACGGACTTCTGatttaaaccaaaaccaaatccttAGTTTTCTTCTTACAAAACAGGAGTTGGTAAACAAAGCACCTCAAAATTGATTGCTAAACCTGTGTAGAATCAGTCTGCCTTCCCAGTAATGCCATCAACAGTGGATGATTGTAAAAGGAAAGTTTTCTCTCTGGAGGCTTTTTTGTGCAGCAAAAGCTTGACAAATACATTGAcagttttcttccctctccagaAAACACCTAATTGTACAGAATTGTAAATCAGTTGTAAGTCTGCAGGAGCTGAAGTTATTTTGCCCTCTGGCCTTCCCTAAACACTGCACAGTATCTGGCTTGAATTATTTGTTAATGCCTCTATTATGCCAGATTTCTCTCTTccacaggatttaaaaaaaacttcaccttaaagtaatttttatgagtatattttttttagtcttttgtaGAGATACGACCTATGCTTTTGCATGACACACAAAAAATCCTACAGAAGTAAAGAATATGTTAGTACTATAAGTAATAATTGTAGTCTTCCCACAAACAGGCCTCCAATGGTCCTCATCTGTTAATTATAGAAGGCCCTAGATGAAATGTGGAGTGGCTTTTATTGTTGAAAGTCAGTGTAATAATAATGTTTTTGAGAAATTCAATCAGGCAATATGGCAGTTAAATGATTAgggtatatttttaataatttcgtGACGAAGGAACTGTCACCATTTCATTCAAGATTTTCTAGGTGACAGAATTGATTAAAGAAAAGCATACAGCCCAGTGGAAAGGGAAAAGGTCTTTTTCAATGTGCtttgcagttctttttctttttttttttttttaaagcagatggaAATTAGCAGAAATTGAGTCttacacatttgttttaaatgtagcTGCAATGGCAAAGATACTAATTacgtttaaaaaaaatgacactttacaaattttcacctttcttttttaaagatccAAGAAAACACTCTTGGCCAAAATCTAGGGGAAGCTACTGCCACTTTGTACTGTACAAGGAGAACAAGGATACTATGGATGCCATTAATGTCCTATCCAAATTTTTAAGGTAAGGCTGTTGTTTCTGCCAGCCTGGATAGCATGCAGTCCTcccccttgtcctggtttcagctaggatggagttaattttcttcctagtagctggtatagtgttgtgttttggatttagtatgagaagaatgttgataacacactgatgttttcagtcgttgctcagtagtgtttagtctaaagtcaaggatttttcagctcatacccagccagtgagaaagctggaggggcacaagaagttggcacaggacacagccagggcagctgacacaaactggccaacggggtattccataccatgggatgtcatgcccagtgtataaactggggggagtggggggctggCGGTGTGGGgacagatcgctgcttgggaactaactgggcatcagtcagtgagtggtgagcagttgcattgtgcatcatttgttttgtctattccaattctattatttttattgtcattctattatattatcattactattttcttcctttctatcctattaaactgtctttatctcaacccacaagttttacttttttttttttttgttctgtcccccatcccactaggtggagggggagtgagtgagcggctgcgtggtccttagttgttggctggggttaaaacccTGTATATTTCATGTTACTGTGAATGTTATGCTTCAGAATTGTGTAAGAGCAACACAAGTGATCACTATTGCCTAATTTGTAGCCAGTGTttaacagtgttaaaaaaaaaaaagttattttagaatatCAAATTTGAAACTTGTAAGTTTTGGAAGGATGTGAGAATGGAACAGAATGATCCCAAGAAATTTAAAAGACTGTACTCTACTACTTCAATGGAAAAAGGTCCACAATTGAAGTTGGCTGATGTGAGAAAGGCTTGGCAGCTCAAAGCCTTAATGTGCGTAACCTGAATTAAAAGCCAGTTTTTTCCCAGTGTGTGAATATATGCAAGTATGTTATGAACCTGTCAGATATTGTTGTGATAATATGCTGATCAGTTCCTAAGCAGTTACAGTTGATAAACTGTTGTTCCATGTATTAATTTCTCCATGGCAACACAGTCTTAGTTCCTTTCACCCCATCAAGTGCAGCAACAAAAAGATTTGCCAAAGGCGTGATGTGAACACAGTGAATTGCAGGGGAAGGACTACTTTAAAATTGGGTCAATTCAGTGATCTACTTATAGGGAAACTTCACTacttcccttcttttcccttcacCCTTCCTgtccaaaaataaatgtttgtaatCTAGGCTCTTAACCAGTATACTACTAGTATTTGTATTTGAGAACAGAATGGTAGGAGCATAGTTTGGTGGAAGAATTTATGTAATGGCAATCCTGCTACCCCCTGGTGCCCATAGCTGGAATAACTGGAAATATTCCCTGTGTTAACACAGGCTGTAAAGTACAAAGtcgaaaaaggaaaggaaattttccACTCAAGGAAAGAAATTGatcaaattttaaattaacttctcATATTCTCACATAATGTGTGTGCATGGTATTCAAACAGACATGTTATTTGAAGTTTAAGGAAGAAATGaacatgtttgggttttggtattttttagTGGAATTAGTGGTGGCTGCATGTTTGTGCATTGAGTGGATGTATATAAAGAAGTACTTCAAAGCTTATATTCTGAAAGCACAGTTGTGGCAAAAGTGAATCTGTCTAcgtatatttttttctgtgttttatgtaCTTATAGATGAGATTAGAAAATGTCACATGTCAAATTGTAGCCAGTTCTGaggaatatatgtatattttctatttttaatactGACGATTAATAATTCTAGGTAATTATAGTGAAAATTATGTTTGATCTGTGgctattttaatatatataatatctGTTACTGTTGCTTTTAAGAGTGAAGCCAAACATATTTTCCTACATGGGAACTAAAGATAAAAGGGCTATAACAGTTCAAGAGATCGCTGTTCTTAGGTAAGTGAAAGTACACTGGAGTATTTGCTCTCGTACCATGACAGCTTGAATATCTTGCTAAATACCTTGAAGACTCAGTATGCATGTGATGCAAATGGCAGATTCAGGTCCTGATCTTGTAAAGCACATGTATTAATGAAGATGCTATAATCCTTTTTTATTCCATGGTGATTGCTAGTATTTTCAGTCAGTGGTTCTCCGAGTCATAGGCTGGATACATTTATTTGGCTGAAGCAGTGGGCCAAATTGCCTACATGCTCTTACTTTGCATGGCTCCCATgcaacagcagaaaaacagaatgaCACAGTGAAAATTATGTCCTATTTCCTTCCTGACTTTTGTTTCCCCCTTCCTCCAGCTGGAATCCTATTTTCTTTCTCACTGAACACTCTGAACAGCTCCAGAGAAGGCTAACCACTGTCTTTGCTCATCTGTGAGTAGCCAGAAGAGGCAAAAATTTATGAGGAATTTTTCCTGCCTTAACCTACTCTCATAAGTCATCTActaagagaaaacaaattttattttcctcatattcCAAGATAATTATATGGTTTCTGGGCACTTGAAATTAGTGTTACATCCATAACCAAGAACGATGGATGCCTCACAGTCATATATTACAATATCTGTTTAGCTAGCTGGAATATTCTGCCTGGACTACTGTTTACGACTCTTTGAAAACCACACTCCTCAGGTGAGGAATTCCAAGGTTTGAGAGCCAGAAATTTGATCAAATCCTTGTTAAAAGGGGGGCA
It encodes:
- the PUS7 gene encoding pseudouridylate synthase 7 homolog isoform X6, whose protein sequence is METVEMNSVSLKRPHSEDDVTNADEIKRQKISEESETGNDSGQSVETVTGQPDKSLLEDTKNEIIPNEESEEQEDEELEDSDEDGDPESFADMMKHGLTESDVGITKFVSSHKGFSGILKERYSDFVVHEIGKDGRVSHLDDFSVPVDDEVNFEDPSEETFTVLSDEDKQRLEELQLLKNKETSVAIEVIEDTKEKRTVIHQAVKSLFPGLETKTEDRDGKKYIIAYHAAGKKALANPRKHSWPKSRGSYCHFVLYKENKDTMDAINVLSKFLRVKPNIFSYMGTKDKRAITVQEIAVLSWNPIFFLTEHSEQLQRRLTTVFAHLITAQRLAHLNKCLMNFKLGNFSYKNHPLKLGELQGNHFTVVLRNITGTDDQIEQAMHSLREIGFINYYGMQRFGTTAVPTYQIGRAILQNNWNEVMDLILKPRPGAEKGYLVKCREEWAKTKDPAAALKKLPVKRCVEGQLLRGLLKYGMKNIISAFGIIPRNNRLMYIHSYQSYVWNNMVSKRIEEYGLRAVPGDLTLKGATAVHIEEGDVDNYTIHDVVMPLPGFDVIYPKHKKHSVKSSFHWESQVTVGRVAP
- the PUS7 gene encoding pseudouridylate synthase 7 homolog isoform X5, whose product is METVEMNSVSLKRPHSEDDVTNADEIKRQKISEESETGNDSGQSVETVTGQPDKSLLEDTKNEIIPNEESEEQEDEELEDSDEDGDPESFADMMKHGLTESDVGITKFVSSHKGFSGILKERYSDFVVHEIGKDGRVSHLDDFSVPVDDEVNFEDPSEETFTVLSDEDKQRLEELQLLKNKETSVAIEVIEDTKEKRTVIHQAVKSLFPGLETKTEDRDGKKYIIAYHAAGKKALANPRKHSWPKSRGSYCHFVLYKENKDTMDAINVLSKFLRVKPNIFSYMGTKDKRAITVQEIAVLSWNPIFFLTEHSEQLQRRLTTVFAHLITAQRLAHLNKCLMNFKLGNFSYKNHPLKLGELQGNHFTVVLRNITGTDDQIEQAMHSLREIGFINYYGMQRFGTTAVPTYQIGRAILQNNWNEVMDLILKPRPGAEKGYLVKCREEWAKTKDPAAALKKLPVKRCVEGQLLRGLLKYGMKNIISAFGIIPRNNRLMYIHSYQSYVWNNMVSKRIEEYGLRAVPGDLTLKGATAVHIEEGDVDNYTIHDVVMPLPGFDVIYPKHKKTCSKRMSTIIFPRDQSESDWSVIP